Proteins co-encoded in one Jeotgalibacillus malaysiensis genomic window:
- a CDS encoding stage V sporulation protein S, whose protein sequence is MNVLKVSSKSNPNSVAGALAGVLREKGFVEVQAIGAGALNQAVKAVAISRGFVAQAGIDLICIPAFTDIQIEGKKNRH, encoded by the coding sequence TTGAATGTATTAAAAGTATCGTCAAAATCTAATCCAAATTCAGTGGCAGGTGCATTAGCAGGTGTTTTGAGAGAAAAAGGCTTTGTTGAAGTTCAGGCGATTGGTGCAGGAGCGCTGAATCAGGCGGTCAAAGCGGTCGCCATCTCAAGAGGTTTTGTGGCACAGGCAGGGATTGATCTGATCTGTATTCCAGCATTTACAGATATTCAGATTGAAGGAAAAAAGAACCGCCATTAA